A single window of Methanoregula sp. DNA harbors:
- a CDS encoding DNA topoisomerase I translates to MHVIVAEKNISARRIAQILAGAKKVTEKKEVGVSTYTFGETVTIGLRGHVVEVDFEPGYQNWRSEQSTPRSLIDAKTIKVPTEKKIVYLLQKLARKADRVTIATDFDTEGELIGKEAFELIRAANLKVPVDRARFSAITPQEISHAFSHTTELDFALAAAGEARQSIDLMWGASLTRFISLSARRGGQNILSVGRVQTPTLAMIVDREKEIESFVPETYWQLALETEKNKEIIEARHTKGRFKEKAAAQAAHDRTRAPLVVTDVKVGTKQDRAPSPFDTTTFIVAAARLNFSAANAMRVAEDLYMNGYISYPRTDNTVYPPSLDLNGILRTIQNTPFRKDVDWVMAHRRDTPTRGKKFSTDHPPIHPTGAANRDMIGDDAFRIYELVLRRFLATLAPDAQWKTLRVLFDAGGEEYTATGGQLTRPGWHTVYPFSEAKETVLPPFSVGENLPVNKVMLDEKQTQPPARYTQSRLIQRMEELGLGTKSTRHEVIAKLVSRKYVEGSPLHPTLVGRVVTESMEQHADAITKPGMTQTLEAHMQQIKESKRTREDVIKESREMLHAAFDQLEAHEQVIGDDIRNRTAEEMNLGACPVCGNGTLAIKHLRGSTQFIGCSRYPGCTFNIGLPVAQWGWAVRTDEVCKKHRLNHVRLVRKGARPWDIGCPLCHHISSNRESLSEIPSLTPALLEKLEARHIYSAADIVKSPPEWLATALDISAAEAGALVRDAEAEMAILKKRSECRKFLRNHLVPRKGMSYAAILKSLKEAGITDIAGLARSQGAELKKAGISEQEAGSVIGEAQAFHTMQVFKEIGIPAASIKKYHAARILTPEDFCTVHPVVLADRSGISLDTVYRHAEMVCTALKRPVPKKITRPQIEKSKKDLMTVSGITEVMVLPLLQAGIADVSALLAADAKNLSAGTGIPVEKIYGFQAAIQRMKDRAIIQI, encoded by the coding sequence GTGCATGTCATTGTCGCGGAAAAGAACATTTCGGCGCGCCGCATTGCACAGATCCTGGCCGGTGCAAAAAAAGTAACCGAGAAGAAAGAGGTGGGCGTCTCGACATACACTTTCGGGGAGACCGTGACCATCGGGTTACGGGGACATGTCGTCGAGGTGGACTTTGAACCAGGCTACCAGAACTGGCGCAGCGAGCAGTCCACCCCACGGAGCCTGATAGACGCCAAAACGATCAAGGTTCCGACCGAGAAGAAGATCGTGTACCTTCTCCAGAAACTCGCACGGAAGGCAGACCGGGTCACAATCGCCACCGATTTTGATACCGAGGGCGAACTGATAGGGAAAGAGGCATTCGAACTGATCCGGGCTGCCAATTTAAAAGTCCCGGTCGACCGGGCAAGGTTCTCCGCGATCACGCCGCAGGAGATCAGCCACGCGTTCTCCCACACGACAGAACTCGATTTTGCACTTGCCGCCGCCGGAGAGGCACGCCAGTCGATCGACCTGATGTGGGGGGCGTCGCTCACCCGTTTCATCTCGCTCTCTGCCCGCAGGGGAGGCCAGAACATCCTCTCGGTCGGGCGGGTGCAGACACCCACGCTTGCCATGATCGTTGACCGGGAGAAAGAGATCGAATCGTTTGTCCCGGAGACCTACTGGCAGCTCGCTTTAGAAACGGAGAAAAACAAGGAAATCATTGAAGCCCGTCACACGAAGGGCCGGTTTAAGGAAAAGGCTGCAGCACAGGCGGCGCACGACCGGACACGGGCACCGCTTGTTGTAACCGATGTAAAGGTTGGCACAAAGCAGGACCGGGCGCCCTCCCCGTTTGACACCACAACCTTCATCGTCGCCGCGGCACGGCTCAACTTTTCCGCAGCAAACGCGATGCGGGTCGCCGAGGACCTGTACATGAACGGGTATATCTCATACCCGAGGACCGACAACACGGTCTATCCCCCGTCCCTTGACCTCAACGGGATCTTAAGGACAATCCAGAACACCCCCTTCAGGAAGGATGTGGACTGGGTCATGGCGCACCGGCGCGACACCCCGACGCGGGGCAAGAAGTTCTCGACCGATCACCCCCCCATCCATCCGACAGGCGCAGCAAACCGGGACATGATCGGGGACGATGCGTTCAGAATTTACGAGCTGGTGCTCCGCCGGTTCCTCGCAACACTGGCGCCCGATGCTCAGTGGAAGACGCTCAGGGTCCTGTTCGATGCCGGGGGTGAGGAGTATACAGCAACCGGCGGGCAGCTCACAAGACCCGGCTGGCACACCGTGTACCCGTTCTCCGAGGCAAAAGAGACCGTGCTGCCGCCATTTTCAGTGGGCGAGAATCTGCCGGTCAACAAGGTCATGCTCGATGAGAAGCAGACCCAGCCTCCTGCGCGGTATACCCAGAGCAGGCTGATCCAGCGGATGGAGGAACTGGGGCTGGGCACGAAAAGCACCCGGCACGAAGTGATCGCAAAACTCGTCTCCCGCAAATATGTGGAGGGCAGCCCGCTTCACCCCACCCTTGTCGGCAGGGTTGTAACCGAATCGATGGAACAGCATGCCGATGCGATTACAAAACCTGGCATGACGCAGACACTTGAAGCCCACATGCAGCAGATCAAGGAGAGCAAACGTACCCGGGAGGACGTGATAAAAGAGTCCCGAGAGATGCTCCATGCGGCGTTCGACCAGCTCGAAGCTCATGAACAGGTGATCGGCGACGATATCCGGAACCGGACTGCAGAAGAGATGAACCTCGGTGCATGCCCGGTCTGCGGTAACGGGACGCTCGCGATCAAACACCTGCGGGGGTCTACCCAGTTCATCGGGTGCTCGCGCTATCCCGGGTGCACATTCAACATCGGTCTCCCGGTGGCCCAGTGGGGCTGGGCTGTCCGGACCGATGAGGTATGCAAAAAGCACAGGCTGAACCATGTCCGTCTCGTACGGAAAGGTGCCCGCCCATGGGACATCGGCTGCCCGCTCTGCCACCACATCAGCAGCAACCGGGAATCGTTATCAGAGATCCCCTCACTTACCCCGGCACTGCTGGAAAAACTCGAAGCCCGCCATATCTACAGCGCGGCAGACATTGTAAAAAGCCCCCCGGAATGGCTGGCAACCGCACTCGATATTTCAGCCGCAGAGGCCGGTGCTCTGGTGCGTGATGCGGAAGCGGAGATGGCGATTTTGAAGAAACGGTCTGAATGCCGCAAGTTCCTGCGCAACCACCTCGTCCCCCGGAAGGGCATGAGCTATGCCGCGATCCTGAAATCGCTTAAAGAAGCCGGGATCACCGATATCGCCGGCCTCGCACGGTCACAGGGGGCCGAACTCAAAAAAGCCGGCATCAGCGAGCAGGAGGCAGGATCCGTGATAGGAGAAGCACAGGCGTTTCATACGATGCAGGTGTTCAAAGAGATCGGAATTCCCGCAGCAAGCATAAAAAAGTACCATGCCGCACGGATCCTGACCCCGGAGGATTTCTGCACGGTTCACCCGGTTGTCCTTGCCGACCGGTCCGGCATCAGTCTTGACACGGTATACCGGCATGCCGAGATGGTCTGTACTGCACTCAAACGTCCCGTGCCAAAAAAGATCACCCGCCCCCAGATCGAAAAGAGCAAAAAAGATCTCATGACGGTCAGTGGGATCACGGAAGTGATGGTCCTGCCGCTGCTACAGGCGGGAATCGCTGATGTGTCCGCACTGCTTGCCGCAGACGCAAAAAACCTGTCGGCAGGAACCGGCATACCGGTGGAAAAAATTTACGGGTTCCAGGCAGCCATTCAGAGAATGAAGGACCGGGCGATCATCCAGATCTGA
- a CDS encoding phosphoglycerol geranylgeranyltransferase: protein MKWKDWVHVTKLDPDKQLKPGDIDAIAASGTDALMLSGTLNVTQENLSALLKQVKAYSLPLVMEPAGPEAVLVQGIDYVFLPSVMNTTDVQWIVGKHRIWVQQQKQQVPWERIVPEAYIVLNPDSSVGRVTKSNCNLKSEEVAAYTTIADHYFHFPIVYIEYSGTYGNPDLVKAASDALDRSILYYGGGINSAEKAAQMSKYADTIVVGNAVYDQGASVLKATVDAVQ, encoded by the coding sequence ATGAAATGGAAAGACTGGGTGCACGTGACCAAACTCGATCCTGACAAACAGTTAAAGCCCGGTGATATCGATGCGATCGCTGCAAGCGGGACCGATGCCCTCATGCTCTCAGGCACCCTGAACGTGACGCAGGAAAACCTGTCTGCCCTCTTAAAGCAGGTAAAAGCGTATTCCCTGCCGCTCGTCATGGAACCGGCAGGCCCGGAAGCTGTGCTTGTCCAGGGGATCGATTATGTCTTTTTACCTAGCGTAATGAATACTACCGATGTGCAGTGGATTGTCGGCAAGCACCGGATATGGGTACAGCAGCAAAAACAGCAGGTGCCATGGGAACGGATTGTGCCGGAAGCCTATATCGTGCTCAACCCGGACTCATCGGTCGGCAGGGTGACAAAATCCAACTGTAACCTCAAATCCGAAGAGGTCGCAGCATATACGACCATCGCTGACCATTATTTCCATTTCCCGATTGTGTATATCGAATACAGCGGGACGTACGGCAACCCGGACTTGGTGAAGGCGGCATCGGACGCGCTCGACAGGTCCATCCTCTATTACGGCGGCGGGATCAATTCTGCCGAGAAAGCGGCGCAGATGTCAAAGTATGCCGATACGATTGTCGTGGGCAACGCGGTGTATGACCAGGGCGCCTCTGTCCTGAAAGCGACCGTGGACGCGGTCCAGTAA